AACAAGTTGACAAGGCAAAAATTGCTGTTTTTTTCATGTAAATACCTCCTTTGTTTTTTCCCCAATTTAGTTATCTACACAGTGGGTTGGAGTTATTGATGGTAATTTTGACCTGTTAAATAATCCGTCAAAATGAGGTGCTTTTGTGTCATTAGACATGAGCATGGTCATCGATCGATTGAGGATGGATAAAAAGAATCCCCTTAAAGCAGCGTTTAATGCGCCTACTTCAAGGGGATTCTTTCTCGAATCTTCAGATGTTTATGTTTTATCATATTCAACCACACGCTTTATTACATGATCAGGACACCGTTCAAGTCAACCAGACCCAATTGATAAGCCCTCATAATCGCCTCATACCGATGACGAGTGATCATACTCTGACCATTCTGTTGTTGATAAATGCGGTTATACTCTTCTTCATCAGACGGCGTCTGACGTGCAAAACCTGGATTAATCACGCGTTGATTATCAAGCGCTGTCATAAACTCTTCAAAAGTCATTGAACGGGAAGATTGAGGTTGTGAGCTGCCATTCAATTCATTTTGTAGACGGTTGACCAAAGTCAACTTGGTATAGGCCGCAAACTCTGGCGTGAACTTTCCGTTTATTACAGCTTGGCTTGTCATCTCATTTCATCTCCTTAATTATGATCATAGCTATACGTCTCTTTAGAAAATAGGAAGGTTTCAATCGCTTACCAACAATGAATACAGATCAAGATCGATCCATTGTCCCTTCGATTTTTCGGACTCTCGTAATGTTCCTTCAAGGGTAAACTTCAATTTTTTCAGGACCTTGGCGGAATTAATGTTTTCGGGTTGGACTTTTGCCTCTAATCTATGAAGCTTCAAATGATGAAAAGCGTTATCAATTAAACAAGAGATCGCCTCGGGAGCATACCCTTTACCCCAATAATCGAAATGGAGGTCATAGCCGATTTCTGCTTTGGCATGATCTAAGTCCAGGGAATTAAATCCACATGAACCAATAATATCATTGGATTCAGTTTCAATGATCGAGTAGCGAATGGCTTTATGTTCCTCCGCCAGGTTGTTAAGCAATACGATCATGTCCCTTGCCTCAGTTTGATCCGTGAAATGATCGATATTCATAAACTTGGTCACTTCCGGATTCGACCAAATTTGAAATAGCATAGCTGCATCTGCTAATTCCATTTTCCTTAATGTCAAACGCTCCGTGCTTAACTGTGTTGTCCATTTCATTTTTTTCGTTCCTTCTCCTTCATCATCTAGGTTTATAGCGCCTAGGTCTGCTGATTACACATTTAATGCTCTAGTCCATCAAGTAGATTTTGCTTTAAGGACTCGAGGCAGCTAAGAGGAATGCAACATCCCTTTAACAAATATTGTTCAATACTACCATACTGTTTCATAATCTCGTTTAGTACTTCTTCCAAATAGTCACGGCGCACTTCCAACATAGGCTTAATGCGTTCTGGTGGAATTCGGTACAGGCTCATTAATCGAATGAATTTCTCTATTTTTTTCATTTTAGGACCCATTCGTTCGTTGGAATACAAGTAGTCCATCATTACGGACTCATAATGTACCCCCAGAAATAATTGAATTATAGCCGTGACAAAACCAGTACGGTCCTTCCCTCCAGTACAATGGATCAAGGCGGGGACATTCCCCGCATCGGACAGCAGGCAAAAGATCTCCTTCATTTTATCCTTGCTACTGAAAGCCATATGATGATACATATCTTTCATCATTTGTTCAAAGTCCAAATTCTCAGAGTTGCTAACAAGAAGTTTCATGAATTCAAAATGGGTGAATTCCTGGCTCTTATCCTGAATGGATAGAGATTTAATCTCAATCCCCCGATTAAGCATTCGACTCTTTTTAGACTCTTGTTCTCTTACTGTTCTCAAATCACATATTAACTTCAGACGCAATTCATTCACGAGTTCGATATCACGTGTGGTCATACGTGATAACTCATCGGAACGAAATAGAATTCCGGTTTTTATTCGTTTTCCATCCATTGTGTGATGCCCTCCGATGTCCCGAAAATTAGTTAGGGAATCGAAAGATATGATGTTATTAGTTACTTCCACGTTTTTGGTTTTCCTTCCGCATTCGTTTTATTGTGATGTTATTATCAGACCGTGCTGCAATGAAACGTTTTGGTTGACAGCGATCCACTTCACTTTATCATAGTAATATGACTAATTAGTTTTGTAAAGAACCAACGATTCAAACCAGCTTTTAGTGTTGATCTTTTTGCATCCAAAAGCCCATAATGTCTCTTTTATTATTTACACTTAATGTAAACTTTGGGTCTTTCGTTTTCAAACCGGTCATATAGTTCAGAATCCTGTGCGGCATCATGACATCTAAAATGATCAGATCCACCTTTTGAACCCTAATAATTTCTAGAGCCTCTTGCCGCTATGAACGTAGAGAAGCGTAAAGCCTTCATTTTTCACATAGATTTCCATCAGTTTAATGATCGCGATTTCATCGTCCACCATAAGGATGGTTACTTCCGACATGGTTCCTCCTTAAAAAAGTGCTCCTAAACGTTATAGATCAAACGCCGGTCCCTTCACCTATCGAGAAGAAACCGGCGCTTGCTTGATATTATTAAATGAAATGGAGCCTATTCGCATTACCGGGAAGCGGCTGCTTTCTTCACACCGCTGATGTGTCCGCCATGCTGAACGACAAGCACGTCTTGGCCAATGAGGGTCGGCAATGGAACGCCTTTGTAATGAACGGAGGCCAGTGTTCGTCCAGTGTCCGTCTCCAGTGTTAACAGATTGCCATTCTCCAGCCTTATATAGGCGATGCCATTATCCCCGAGGGACCATTCGGACACCCCCGATTCAAACACGTAGGTTTTGTCCGGCTCGGACTTGGATCGGCTATCCATCGGAAAGCGGGAAACAACGGCTTTCTTTTGATTCTCATCATACTTTTCAATCACATAGAAGTAGTTTCCATCTGAAACGACATCGGATGCACTCTGAGCTTCCACGAAATCCACGGGTATGTAGGAATGGGTAGCCATTATTTTTCCGTTGTTCAGATTAATTTCATCGATATTGGCTGCATATCCGGCATCGATGCCTTCGGTTACATCACGCGTGTAGAACGACTTGCCATTCGAGAAGAGAATGTCCCGATGGTCTCCATCGGTCAGTGTCCATTTTACTTTGCCTGTCTTGGCGTCGATCCCTTGTAACCCACTAGTGGTCAGGGCGCCATTGATGGTGGTGGATGCGACAAGGATATTTCCCGTTTGGAGTAGATTGTACCCATAGTTGCTGCCCTTCAATTTCCACTTCACCTTACCGCTTGATGCGTTGTAAGCCGTCAGCCCATATTCATCCCCAACATAGATAACCCCGTCGGCTGCATGCAAGCTGAGGCTCACGTAGCTTTCTTTCTTTCCTGGCTGGGATTGTGTTTTAACTTTCCACTGCAGCTTACCGGTAGCGGCATTCAGCTTAATTAGCCGGCCTGTCGCATCTGTAAACCATACCGACTTATCATCCGTTACGGTCTGTGAGACGGCTGCGGCGGGATACGTCCAACGGGTTTTGCCTGCCAACGCGTCAAAGGCAACATATTTCTTACCCACTGTATAGTATAAATTATTCTTAATTAATGTTGCTTGGGTGTTGAGCCGACTTGGTTCTCCCAACGTCTTCGTCCAAATCGGTTTCAGGTTCAAGGTAGACTTGTCCACAACAGGCGCAGCGGCTGCGACATGCTCGGGCCCACCCGACAGAATGGAAGAGACTGGCGATGCGAGAAGAGCCACTGCCATACTTGTTGCGACGAGACGAGAGGCGGTTTTCTTTTGAATAATATACATGGATGTATTCCTCCTATGTCTAAATATACATATAAGACGATTA
Above is a window of Paenibacillus sp. FSL K6-1330 DNA encoding:
- a CDS encoding GNAT family N-acetyltransferase — its product is MKWTTQLSTERLTLRKMELADAAMLFQIWSNPEVTKFMNIDHFTDQTEARDMIVLLNNLAEEHKAIRYSIIETESNDIIGSCGFNSLDLDHAKAEIGYDLHFDYWGKGYAPEAISCLIDNAFHHLKLHRLEAKVQPENINSAKVLKKLKFTLEGTLRESEKSKGQWIDLDLYSLLVSD
- a CDS encoding tyrosine-protein phosphatase, producing the protein MDGKRIKTGILFRSDELSRMTTRDIELVNELRLKLICDLRTVREQESKKSRMLNRGIEIKSLSIQDKSQEFTHFEFMKLLVSNSENLDFEQMMKDMYHHMAFSSKDKMKEIFCLLSDAGNVPALIHCTGGKDRTGFVTAIIQLFLGVHYESVMMDYLYSNERMGPKMKKIEKFIRLMSLYRIPPERIKPMLEVRRDYLEEVLNEIMKQYGSIEQYLLKGCCIPLSCLESLKQNLLDGLEH
- a CDS encoding PQQ-binding-like beta-propeller repeat protein — encoded protein: MYIIQKKTASRLVATSMAVALLASPVSSILSGGPEHVAAAAPVVDKSTLNLKPIWTKTLGEPSRLNTQATLIKNNLYYTVGKKYVAFDALAGKTRWTYPAAAVSQTVTDDKSVWFTDATGRLIKLNAATGKLQWKVKTQSQPGKKESYVSLSLHAADGVIYVGDEYGLTAYNASSGKVKWKLKGSNYGYNLLQTGNILVASTTINGALTTSGLQGIDAKTGKVKWTLTDGDHRDILFSNGKSFYTRDVTEGIDAGYAANIDEINLNNGKIMATHSYIPVDFVEAQSASDVVSDGNYFYVIEKYDENQKKAVVSRFPMDSRSKSEPDKTYVFESGVSEWSLGDNGIAYIRLENGNLLTLETDTGRTLASVHYKGVPLPTLIGQDVLVVQHGGHISGVKKAAASR